One Kineosporia sp. NBRC 101731 genomic region harbors:
- a CDS encoding nucleoside deaminase, with the protein MGLALEEAALAPVTGDVPVGAVVVDRAGRVVGRGRNEREAAQDPTAHAELLALRQAAAATGSWRLDGATLVVTLEPCAMCAGAIVLARVSRVVLGAWDPKAGATGSTRDIVRDSRLNHWVEVVGGVRGAEAAGLLLNFFAERR; encoded by the coding sequence ATGGGTCTGGCCCTGGAGGAGGCCGCCCTCGCCCCGGTGACCGGGGACGTGCCGGTGGGGGCCGTGGTCGTGGATCGCGCCGGGCGTGTCGTGGGCAGAGGCCGCAACGAGCGGGAGGCGGCCCAGGATCCGACCGCCCATGCCGAGCTCCTGGCCCTGCGCCAGGCCGCCGCGGCGACCGGGAGCTGGCGGCTGGACGGGGCCACGTTGGTGGTGACCCTGGAGCCCTGTGCCATGTGTGCCGGGGCCATCGTCCTGGCCCGGGTCTCCCGGGTCGTGCTGGGCGCCTGGGACCCGAAGGCGGGGGCGACCGGCTCGACCCGGGACATCGTGCGGGACTCGCGACTGAACCACTGGGTCGAGGTGGTCGGCGGGGTGCGCGGTGCGGAAGCTGCCGGTCTGCTTCTGAATTTCTTCGCGGAACGCCGATAG
- the upp gene encoding uracil phosphoribosyltransferase produces MRLHVVDHPLVAHKLTTLRNRETDSPTFRRLADELVTLLAYEATRGVRVVEHEISTPVAPATGVKLTQPKPLVVPILRAGLGMLEGMTRLIPTAEVGFLGMIRNEETLEASTYANRLPDDLTGRQVYVLDPMLATGGTLAVAIQYLMERGADDVTAICLLGAPEGVEHVRKAVGEEAPVQIVLGGMDPGLNEHGYIVPGLGDAGDRLYGVV; encoded by the coding sequence ATGCGCCTGCACGTCGTCGACCATCCTCTCGTCGCCCACAAACTCACCACGCTCCGGAACCGGGAGACCGACTCGCCGACGTTCCGTCGCCTGGCTGACGAACTGGTCACTCTCCTGGCCTACGAGGCCACCCGCGGGGTCCGGGTGGTGGAGCACGAGATCTCCACCCCGGTCGCCCCGGCCACGGGCGTCAAGCTGACCCAGCCCAAGCCTCTCGTCGTGCCGATCCTGCGGGCCGGTCTCGGCATGCTGGAGGGCATGACCCGGCTGATCCCGACGGCCGAGGTCGGCTTCCTCGGGATGATCCGGAACGAGGAGACCCTCGAGGCCAGCACATACGCCAACCGTCTCCCGGACGACCTGACCGGACGGCAGGTCTACGTACTGGACCCGATGCTAGCCACCGGCGGCACGCTCGCCGTGGCGATCCAGTACCTGATGGAGCGCGGCGCGGACGATGTCACCGCCATCTGCCTCCTTGGTGCACCGGAAGGCGTAGAACATGTCCGTAAGGCCGTCGGCGAAGAGGCTCCCGTGCAGATTGTTCTGGGCGGGATGGACCCCGGCCTGAACGAGCACGGCTACATCGTCCCTGGTCTCGGCGACGCGGGCGACCGCTTGTACGGCGTAGTGTGA
- a CDS encoding lysophospholipid acyltransferase family protein, with product MAELVYPPVITLARTAFRALGIRFTVEGAEHIPAEGGAVLASNHISYLDFTFCGLVARPQRRLVRFMCKESVFRNPVAGPLMRGMHHIPVDRAAGTGAFDEAVRALKAGEIVGVFPEATISRSYVLKDFKTGTARMAVAADVPIVPMAIWGGQRIYTKARKPDLGRGKAVMLKAGEPFRPEAGMEAFQITAEIQSRVGVLLEELQDRYPQQPADDADRWWVPANRGGSAPTPEEARKLDTAAAVAKRLKAQAKRKK from the coding sequence GTGGCAGAGCTGGTCTATCCCCCGGTCATCACGTTGGCCCGCACGGCGTTCCGCGCCCTTGGCATCCGGTTCACGGTCGAGGGGGCTGAGCACATACCCGCCGAGGGCGGGGCGGTGCTCGCGAGCAACCACATCAGCTACCTGGACTTCACGTTCTGTGGTCTGGTCGCTCGCCCGCAGCGGCGCCTGGTGCGATTCATGTGCAAGGAATCGGTCTTCCGGAACCCGGTGGCCGGCCCGCTGATGCGCGGCATGCACCACATCCCGGTCGACCGGGCCGCCGGCACGGGCGCCTTCGACGAGGCGGTCCGGGCCCTCAAGGCCGGCGAGATCGTCGGGGTCTTCCCGGAGGCCACGATCAGCCGGTCGTACGTGCTGAAGGACTTCAAGACCGGCACGGCCCGGATGGCGGTGGCGGCCGACGTGCCGATCGTGCCGATGGCGATCTGGGGCGGGCAGCGGATCTACACCAAGGCCCGCAAGCCCGACCTCGGGCGGGGTAAGGCGGTCATGCTGAAGGCGGGCGAGCCCTTCCGGCCCGAGGCCGGCATGGAGGCGTTCCAGATCACCGCCGAGATCCAGAGTCGTGTCGGCGTGTTGCTGGAGGAACTGCAGGACCGGTACCCGCAGCAGCCCGCGGACGACGCCGATCGCTGGTGGGTGCCGGCGAACCGCGGCGGGTCGGCGCCGACCCCGGAAGAGGCCAGGAAGCTCGACACGGCCGCCGCCGTGGCCAAGCGCCTCAAGGCCCAGGCGAAGCGGAAGAAGTAG